One segment of Primulina tabacum isolate GXHZ01 chromosome 14, ASM2559414v2, whole genome shotgun sequence DNA contains the following:
- the LOC142524169 gene encoding 7-deoxyloganetic acid glucosyl transferase-like produces the protein MCSKEAKLPPHVLIFPLPAQGHMNSMLNLAQLLCLSDFHVTFIVSEFNHSRLLKHSGTGSTFAIYPGIQFQTIPDGLPDDHPRAGYKIMDIIPSLINNVAPIFKKMLMEKDLFASANRRPVTCIVADGVLSFAADFAEERGIPLIYFRTISACAFWIYFCISQVTEANKIPLQENGLEEFAKTIPGMEGLLRRCDLPRFYGVDDTSDPSLWEVITLTGQTVRAKAFILNTFDDLEQPVLSNILKHMPRLYTIGPGNAHLKSRLGENKADASTPSASLWAEDLNCIDWLNAQKPKSVIYVSFGSITTVTREQLLEFWHGLVNSGQRFLWVMRPDSILGKDGDRIPAELEKGTKDNGYMVEWAPQEEVLNHSAVGGFLTHGGWNSILESIVAGVPMICWSYFADQMVNSRFVSEVWKIGLDIKDRCDRVVIENAVRELMEVRKDQFLDRADHLAKMAEMTISEGGSSYRNLNDLIEFIESFCV, from the exons ATGTGCTCCAAAGAAGCAAAGCTCCCACCCCATGTTCTCATTTTCCCTTTACCAGCTCAAGGACACATGAATTCCATGCTCAATCTAGCACAACTCCTCTGTTTATCCGATTTCCATGTCACATTCATCGTGTCTGAATTCAACCACAGTCGTCTCCTGAAGCACAGCGGCACTGGTTCGACCTTCGCCATATATCCGGGTATCCAGTTTCAGACGATTCCAGATGGTCTCCCGGATGACCACCCCCGTGCTGGTTACAAAATAATGGATATTATTCCATCCTTGATAAACAACGTGGCAccaattttcaagaaaatgctGATGGAGAAAGATTTGTTTGCTTCTGCGAACAGAAGGCCTGTAACGTGCATAGTAGCAGATGGGGTGCTGAGTTTTGCTGCTGATTTTGCGGAAGAGCGAGGGATTCCTTTGATCTATTTTCGAACTATTAGTGCTTGTGCTTTCTGGATATACTTCTGCATCAGCCAAGTCACAGAAGCTAATAAAATTCCCTTACAAG AAAATGGGTTGGAAGAATTTGCGAAAACCATCCCTGGAATGGAAGGTCTACTGAGACGTTGTGATTTACCAAGATTTTATGGTGTGGACGATACAAGCGACCCAAGCCTTTGGGAAGTAATTACCTTGACAGGGCAAACTGTGAGAGCAAAAGCATTCATTTTGAACACATTTGATGATCTAGAGCAACCTGTGTTATCAAATATTCTGAAGCACATGCCGAGATTGTACACCATTGGGCCAGGTAATGCGCACTTGAAGTCCAGGCTCGGGGAGAACAAGGCCGATGCCTCAACTCCTTCAGCCAGCTTGTGGGCCGAAGATTTAAATTGCATAGACTGGTTGAATGCACAAAAACCAAAATCAGTTATTTATGTCAGCTTCGGGAGCATAACGACGGTGACAAGAGAGCAACTACTCGAGTTTTGGCACGGATTGGTAAACAGCGGGCAGAGATTTTTATGGGTAATGAGGCCGGATTCTATACTAGGAAAAGACGGGGATCGAATCCCAGCTGAATTGGAGAAGGGTACTAAAGATAACGGCTACATGGTGGAATGGGCGCCGCAGGAGGAGGTGCTGAACCACTCCGCGGTTGGTGGGTTTTTGACACACGGTGGCTGGAATTCGATTCTAGAGAGTATCGTCGCGGGCGTGCCTATGATATGCTGGTCGTATTTCGCCGATCAAATGGTTAATAGTCGATTCGTGAGCGAAGTTTGGAAGATCGGGTTGGACATAAAGGATAGATGTGACAGAGTTGTGATTGAGAATGCTGTGAGAGAATTAATGGAAGTGAGGAAAGATCAGTTCTTGGATAGGGCCGATCACTTGGCGAAAATGGCAGAAATGACAATAAGTGAAGGGGGATCATCATACCGTAATTTAAATGATTTGATAGAGTTTATTGAATCTTTCTGTGTGTGA